AAAGTAAGGTAGGCCTTTGTACTACCTCAGAGGACGGCACCCGGGCACACCATGCCCATGCAGCAGATCCGTGACGGTGTCTGCCGCTGTCGAGTTGGTTGGGGGGTCGGTGGAGGGAAGGAGGACAGAGAGTGTCCTAGATGGCCAGTTGGATCGATACTCGAGGTGCACGTCCCGTTGGCTCCGGTTTTGAGCGTCAGCTGCTCATGCTTTGAGTGTTTTGGGTGCCGTCTGTTCAATCGTCACAAGGTCCGCTCTTGCAAGGGTGATTCGATCCCCACAGATAATATATCACCGGCCTTGCTTGTCGATTTGGATGAGTTGCGGCTATGTGGTCGTCATGTTGCGCTCAAAGGGAAGAGCCCGCAACGGCTCCACGGACTGAAGAGATGCGGTCAATATGCAAACCGATGAGGCGCCTCTAGGCTTGTCCCTCCTTGGGGCTGGTATCTAGATTCAGGTATCTTATCTCTGAAACTGGGTGCGACTGTACATGCATGTGGTAGGCGCCGTTCATGCCTgcttggtggtgggtgaCTAAAACCGGTTCCAGGCATGGCAGCTTTCGACGTCCACAGGTTCATCCCAGTGGTATGGGGGTCCACTTGTCGCTGCAGCCCAGGGCACCTTACAGCCCACTGGACATCTCCAGCACTCCAGGGCCGCCCCGTCCTCCGCGGGCTCGGGCTGTCGTTTGCGTCAAGCGCGCTAGCCGCAGCGAACGATGGACACGCACTCCAGTGCCAACAGGAAGCGCTCAACCGCCTAGAGTGGGCCACATTAGGTCGGGTACCTCTAGCCTAGCGTGTCCGTCTCAGTgtcgcgcggcgcaggcacctcagccagccagccagcctcgcAGGCtggtgctcctcctccactgcGGCTGGCATTTTTCCAAGGGCGACGACCCCCAAGGCTGCATCACCAACCTCACTCCCTCTCGCCCGCACAAACCCCCAGCTATCGCGCCGAGAAAATCACCATTCACCATGGCCGCAGTAAGTCGCCTGAAGCCGCCCAACGCTCTGCGCCTCGCGGGAGCTTGAGACTTTTGCTAATTGCGCTTCCTCACCCAGCCGCTGATGACCGTGTCCGAATCTAAAGACCTCCGTGGTCTCAACCTCATCGCCGCGCATTCGCACATCcggggcctcggcgtcgatgccaccagcctcgagcctcgcgccgcgtcgcAAGGCCTGGTTGGGCAAGAGAAGGCacgcaaggccgccgccgtgattCTGCAGATGATCAAGGATGGCAAGattgccggccgcgccgtgctcATCGCTGGGCCGCCCAGGTAAGGAAGGCCTCGCGCACCCGCGACTCGTCGCACCTCCTCGACGCGAGCGTGCGTCGCGCTGACACCTCGGCAGCACCGGAAAGACGGCCATTGCAATGGGCATGGCACAGTCTCTCGGCCCCGACGTCCCCTTCACATCGCTCGCTTCGTCCGAAATCTTCTCCCTCGAAATGTCCAAGACCGAGGCGCTCACTCAGGCCTTCCGCAAGTCCATCGGCGTCCGCATCAAGGAGGAGAGCGAAATAATGGAGGGCGAGGTTGTCGAGATACAGATTGACCGGAGCGTGACGGGCAGCGCCAAGCAGGGCAAGCTGACCATCAAGACGACAGACATGGAAGCTGTCTACGATATGGGAAGCAAGATGATTGACGCCATGACCAAAGAGCGCGTCATGGCTGGCGACATCATCTCCATCGACAAGTCGTCGGGCAAGATCACCAAGCTCGGCCGGTCTTATGCCCGGTCCCGGGACTACGACGCCATGGGCGTTGACACCAAGTTCCTGCAGtgccccgacggcgagcttcaGAAGCGCAAGGAGGTGGTACACACTGTGACCCTGCACGAGATTGACGTCATCAACTCGAGGACCCAGGGCTTCCTCGCCCTTTTCTCTGGCGACACGGGCGAGATCCGCAGCGAGATCCGCGACCAGATCAACACCAAGGTGGGCGagtggaaggaggagggcaaggccgagATCGTGCCCGGCGTGctcttcatcgacgaggtgcaTATGCTTGACATCGAGAGCTTCTCGTACATCAACCGCGCGTTGgaggacgagctggcgccggtcgtcatcatggccagcaACCGTGGCAACTCCCGCATCCGCGGAACCGACTACCGCAGCCCGCACGGCATGCCGCTCGACTTTCTGGACCGCGTCGTCATTATCAACACGCACCCGTACTCGGGCGACCAGATCAAGCAGATCCTGACGATCCGggcgcaggaggaggaggtggacgTGTCTCCGgatgcgctcgcgctgctcaCCAAGATCGGGCAGGAGGCGGGCCTCCGCTACTCCAGCAACCTCATCAGCACGTCACAGCTTGTGTCGGCCAAGCGGAAAGCCAAGCAGGTTTCGGTGGAGGACGTTCAGCGCAGCTTCCAGCTGTTCTACGACTCGGCTCGCAGCGTCAAGTTTGTGTCCGAGTCGGAGAAGAGGCTGATTGGCAACGACGGGGCCGTAGACCTGTCGGCGACGAACGGCACGGGCGAGGAGAAGATGGATCTGAGCTagagaaagagagagccTGGAGGTGATGGGGCACGGGATTGCTTTATATGCGAgagagctggctggcgttaATATTTGGTGTTCAAAAAGTGTTGGGGACGACGGAAGGACTCGAAAGATGTCCGTTTTCCCCTGTACCATACAAGGCCTGGGCGTCAAGGGAAGGGGCCGCAAAGAGACAGCGAGACGTGCGGTCGGTTTCGTCAGTTGCACACGCGAGGGACCCATGTCAGCATGACCCGGGTGATGACATGACACTGTTTGTCGAGCCCAGAGAGCATACCATGTGCAGCGCAGAACAGCACATGATTGGAAACTCTTGGGATAGAAAAGTCGGCCAGACGCTATCTCTCCAACTACTGCTGTTGGCCAATATCTACACGAACCAAGATTCTtggatgacgatgccccaagttcgccgccgccaccaccatcaaccGACCcgtctccccctcccccctccctcccctgcctgcctacgACAGCACCTTGGGCTTCTGCCAGCGCGTCCCGTTCTGggccgagacgacgaggtcccTGCCCTGGAAGTAGTAGACGCGCGTCTGGCgggcccaggcggcggcggcgagcccccCGTCGACGGTGCCCCAGTCCGGGTCGCTGCTGGAGCGGAAGTCggccccggcgtcgtcgacgggcttgtAGTAGGCGACCATGGTGCCGCGGGAGGGCCGCGCGTAGaagaggcgccgcgggctgaGGCCcgggacgaagacgccggccatggagaCGGAGGGGTCCCACGACGACCCGGGGGCTGTCTTGACGGGTTGGGCTGGGAGGGGGAGCCTGTTAGCGAAGCGTACTTTTTTCCTTTGTTGTCTTTCTTTCCGACTGGCTGTACTGCCGATCCGCAGCACGCCGTGCTCATAGGCTGACGATGCTTCTCGTTGAACGGCctcccggggggggggttaaggggggaagaggaacagggagggagggagcgggATAGGAAACCTACCGCGATTCGGCCCCAATATGTCGCTATACTCCAGAAACTGCAGCTGATTCGTACTGTTAATGTAGTAGACACTCAAAtcgtccttggccggccCATGCGCCACAATGGCCGAGCCCATGTGCACCCCCGTCCGTaccagcgtcgtcgtccactctcctcctcctcctcctcctccttcgctgccgctgctttTAGTGTCCGCCCTATCGCCGTTGAGCACCGACAGGCtcccgtcctcggcctggtAGTAGACGCGCAcaatgctgctgctgctacctccgcctccggcatcaccaccaccgccaatGCGCAGGGCCGCCAGCCGCGTCCGCGCATTGACCCGGTGCGTCGTCACGTTGGCCGACACCACCGAGTTGGAGCGCGTCGCGCagccgtcatcaccaccaccgcactCGAGCGTCGCCTGCACGACGCTGGCGTTGGTCCGCCCCGCGCTCGACACGTAAAAGAGCTGCGTCcacaccgtcgccgtcgccgtcccggagccggagccgttaaacgccgccgccgccgccgccagcgccgtgcccCAGTCCGGCCGAATCGTCAGCTCCACCCGCCGCTccagccgcgcctcgtcgtcgcgtaTCCGCCGGAGGAACACGTCCGTCGTGTTCAGGTCCTGGTAGAAGagctgcagctccggcgTCTCACCGTCGTTGGTCGTTTTCGCGGTCGacatcgacatcgtcatcgacaccgccacggcgcgctggctgggctggatcGGGCCCGTGGCTATCGGTGCCGGGCCGGTGCCCGTCCACGTCGGCTGCGGaacatcgtcatcgttgtcTTTatccgtgccgccgccgccgccgctactgTCCCctctggcgcggcgcagtccgccgacgacgcctcccaccaccgccgcgaccatgacgaccgccgcgacggccacgacgatgagTAACGTCCGCCGCTTCAGGCCACAGCAGCATGTCCGTGGTGGCGGAGCGGCCGAGTCGTCCCCCGCCGGCAGCCCGACTGCCTGCTTTTCTGACGTGCCGTAGTATGCTTgtttgtcggcgtcgtcgcccctttgcaccgccttctcctcctcctcggggaGAAGCTTGTCGTGCCCCTGACGGTCAACATGCTCCTGGTGCGCCACCTCGAGGCCCGACGAGGCGTAGTTATCCGTCACAATCGCCGTGGGGTatcgctcgtcgtcgtgctggtgACCGTCAGCCAGCTAGCCAGCCACCCAGTtactcactcactctccCCCCTGCCACCACAATGCGATGTTGGAACATACCATGTTGGAGTTAATCCGCCGTCTCCTGCCTCAGAGACTCTCTCACTCACAGCACAGCCAAGCTCATACCATGGAAGCACGCgccaccagccagcagcagtgcGATCAAGAGAGGGAGAATGGTGAGGACGCGGGAGATGCGAACCCTCGTCGCGAGCACCCAAAATTCGTGAGCGACGAAACCCACACATCGCACAtcatcctcggccagcggctcAGCCCACTTCACGCTCCCATCAACCCGCTGGTTCGTCGACGACCCAAAGTCCTGCCACCCATCGTGCCAAGGATCGACAGACACACCACCAAGGAGCGGCACATTGCTACTACTCTGTGCAGTAAACTACTGCTGCCACAACCACAACCGAGAAGTAAACCACCAGGACGTATCCACAAAGGCCCTGgcagagccgcccgccccccgtAAGCAGCATCCCTGTCGGCTCGTTCCTGGCGCGCGAGCCTCACCCGCGAGCCAATCTCGAGAGCCAATCtggacacggcggcgcagatTCGCttgcggcggggggggcggacgCCTGCGACGCTGACTGACATGGACGAGCACAAGCCCCAGCCACCTCTCGTGCATCGTGCGATGCAGAGCTGCGTCATCGGGGCTGGCTTCGGGCACTCGTACCTCGaaccttgcccccccccgtACAACAACAGGATGATGCAAAGCACCGAGAGTTGTCGGTAAAGAAAGACTGACGGGCTGGCAAGGGGAAACACCCACGGGTTCGGCCCGGCCCAATGTCTCGTCCCCTTGACTGTGAGTCGTCGAGGGATGCTCGGCCGGCTGTCTTTTGGGCAATCCTCTCCTCATTTGGCTCAGTCAGAGTGTAGGTGGCGCATGCCACAACGTCAGAACCACATCACCCGACAGCCGGTCGTGAGCAAAtcacgtacttcgtacttagACAACTTTTTATTTCTTGACCCCCTGTGCCAGACTGTGGGCCCCGTCATCTTCATCAGTCTCGCCTCCTTGTACATGTTGAAACGAGATCCGTCGCTTCCAATGCCAGTGCAGTATTACATAGGTATCATCATAGTAGAGCTCTGCACGCCTGCCCCCAAACAAAATCCGACCACCTGGTATCTCGTGCACAAGTGGGATGCATCCTCATAAGCCGCCAGTGGTAAACGCCATGGTATCCAGCCGTGGGGCCCGTTGCCCCTTCCATCAAACACGAAAAGACGCTCAAGCGGAAACATGTATCGACCAACCATCTCAGCTGCCACCGAGGGAGGCTACCTGCGCTGCCAAGTCCTTGTTGCCCCGGAGGAGGTCTTCGAGCCATTCAGCGGCCATCGCCAGCGTCGTGCTCTTgctgaagccgccgcccttgaggcCGGGAACGAGGTCACCGAGGTCGTCAAAGCCCTCCTTGATCAGAGTGCGTCGCTTCTGCTCGCTCTTGATGTGATTCTCTCGCTTTTGCTCCTCGGAAAGGTTCTCGCGTGGCGGCTTGGCTCCATTGGCCGTAGACttgcgccgcctgctgcttgctgttGCATCGGAGAGTGGCGAGGTTCCGTTTCGCTCCGATCTGGGCTTCCGCTTCTTGCCGGACTTGGACGAGttgtcgtcttcgtcgtcctcgtcggcggcctccttgacGTTTTTGCTCTTTCGCCTCttgcgtggcggcgcatTAGGGTCGTCTTCGCGCTTGATGTAGTCAGAGCTGTCTCTGGTGTCCAGAGGGCTGCGGGCATTGCCGGGACTACTAGGCCGAGTGTTAGCAGCGCTCTTGTTAACCTCAAGGCACTCGAGGCATTTGAGCTGCGTTTGCTGCTGAGATTCGACTGACTCCTTTTGTTGCTCGGGGACGTATCCTTGTGGAGTGCCGAAGTTGGAATCCGACCCCCATTGGATATCGCCCAGGTTGACCTTTGGAACCGGCGTCCGTTCCTTGGGACCCCACATCCACTCGGTGAAGGTGTGGTCGTGCTCCGTCACGAGGCTGCTCTTGCGGTTCTCTTCCTTGAACTCCTCCAGTGGCTGGTGGCGAAGATGGCCCACGGGGTATCCGACGGGCCGCCTCGACTGCGGCGAGTCCCCGCCCTTGGACGAGACGCTGCCCCGAGGGTTGGAGCCGTTCTGTAGAAGGGTGGCGGCAGCACTGAGGACGTCGTCGGAGTGTTGTTGTTGAAAAGCCGGAGGCTgtgatggaggaggtggtggagggggcaTCAGGCCGGAGCCAGACATCATCCTCTGTAGGTCGAGCTGGgcgttgctgttgctgtgGCTGGTGCCGTTGCTGGTGTAGCTCTGGTCGCCCGAAGAATCTAGCGGACCGGACTGGGGGCCGAACGAGGTCGCCGTCCCCATGAACTGGGGCGGCATCTCGAACCAGGCGTCGCTGAAGTTGAGGCCCTCGCCAAAGGAAGGCATGTTGTACTGGTTGGCCGTCAAGTCCTCGAAGAATGAGCTGAGAAACTTGGTGTCGGTCTCGCTGAGGAGCGGCGCCCCCGGCGCAGGATCGGGGGCATCGAAGAGAGCCTCCTGGGTCGGATCAACGGCATCTGCAGCGACGAGGCAAGCCGGTCAGTATGGAAGGctcggggaggagggcggaCGAGGTGGGCAACGCACAGCCGAAGGGTAGTAAGGGATCGGACTCAGGCTGCGAAGAACCCATCCTGGGAGCCTGCTGCACGGCGAGCATGAGGGCGTTTTTGTATCGCGCCGCACTGAGGGGTGGTCTGTCGGGTGGTGTCGTTCGTCGTGGcgtggtagtggtggtggtggtggttttggtggtgatgatgatggcgatgatggtggtggatcACAAGGAATGCAAAATCGAGGGGCTGCGGTTACTGTTGCTCGGTGCCATGCGAACGAGGGAGGGTAGGTATGATGATGCGAGAAAAAGAATAAAGCCCGCGAGTGCCTAGAATATGTACGAGCACATGCTTGGGGTTGGGGAAATCCGGGGTAGTGGGCAGGAGGGCAAGGTGAGATGGAAGATCGCGGAGTGATCGAGGGGGGGACGAATGTGCTCGTTAAAGAGAGCCCGTGCAAGGCTGGGGCTCAGGGCACTAGGAGGTAGACAACCCAGCAGCCCGTCAGGTCAGGTCtggtcaggtcaggtcaagAGGCGTAATAATGGGGTGGAGGATGGAGCGGAGGCCAAGGTTGGAGGCGGTGGGGCGCCCTAGCGGTAGTAGCAGGAGCACCAGACAGCGGGCACACTGGAGGCGGCCACCTtgggacacacacacacacacacacacacacacacacacacacctgGCAGAGCCCTGGAAATGGGCGAGGCCTGGCGCATTTGGCGGGTGCAAGTACCTCAAGGtaaccaccaccaccaccaccaccatcacaaccaccaccaccatcacaaccaccaccaccatcacaaccaccaccacctccatccATTCCCTGCTGGGCGGACAGGCGCGCCCAACGCCAGTCGCCTTTCATCTTGTTCTGACACCGCCATGGACGAAcggcgggagaggagggatGGACCACGGCACCCGAATTGGGCCCAGTCGCGAGGATTTGGAAGCCCCTGCGAAACTCGTGCAAGTCATGGCCAGCGACAGCCGACGTCGAGTTATCCCATATGAGTTCCATGTTCGACATGGGCCTGCGTGGGCTCTGTCTCGTCCGTCCGGGGACTAGACTTTATTACTCGCTCGTGAGCCGGTCCTCATACACTCAAGATACCTTTGGATACTTGGCTCTCTGGCAGTGCCGCCAAGGCAGCTGAGGTAACCCCAGGTacgggccggcgccgcaaGTGACGCTTCAACGTACGAGTAGCTGTACGGGCAGGTACTCGAGGGCTCGCAGCATGGACCTCCTCCGAGTCCAGCGATGCGGCCGGACTGGCTGGGCATTTCTTCTAACGCAGGACGTGCATGATATAGCCCACcccgcctctctctctccgccgcccctcccacCTTCCGTCCCCGCAGTCTCGTCTCCGTTGCTCCGTGGGCATGAACTCGCTCGACGTAATAACGAACCGACCACCGATGCTGGGTGCGTAGGACCGCAtggcaaggcaaggccaaCAGTGATCCAGACACGGAGAACACTTGCGTTGGTACGATGGAGGTCATCTATACAGTATACGGGTGCGATGGCCACCCCACCAGTGGTGACCATCAGAACCCCCGCTAAGCTGGTCCATtgccactgccaccgccgccgccgccgcgactcCCGTCACCATCGCGAACCAGACATCATCGCCAGGTTTGCGAGCGGGCCCTAATAAGCACGCCAGGAATGGATGAAGCGCATGGCGTTGGCGTCAGCCTCCGGGACAGCGGGCCACACCCCTGTCGGTgagcgagctggcgcgcCCGGAGGCTCCCCGGGAGGGGTGGTGCAGAAACTCCCGTGGATCGtacccgccgcctgctcggTGGAGGAGGGTCGGTCCCGCTTGTCTGCTGGCTGGTCTGGCTGGGACTGTCCCCGGGTTGGGTTTGAGTCTTGACAGCCCAGGCTGGGGGATGGGCTGGGGAAACGGACCTTTTGGCTCGGATAGGCCGATATCGACGTAGCGGGTCCCTGAGCATCCCGTTCGTTTTCTGGCTCCTCCGCGCGCGTGTCATGTCCCCATCTGCCACACATCTGGCGATTGGTTGGACGAGCGCCCGGACATTCCCGCTTACCTTGGCTTCGCACATCGTGTTCTTTGCTGTCCCGACACTTTGCTGGCCACCCACCTCCCGAAGCCTCCGATGCGGGCACCTCGATACAGCGATGGGTCCCGCCCAGATGACGCATCTCTGGTTCTCCACGCCCCCATGCAGCAAAGGCGACAATCACATGCCAGTGCTCTGCGCtctccttcccctcccctcccctcgtACGCACCGCCCGCTCCCCGCTGTCTCCCCAGAGCGGTGCAGATTCCGTCCGGTACTGTTCCGCAGCATCCTTTCCTTTCTTCACTCGACGCGGGTCTCCACGTCCatcccccccgccgctgggTAGCGAGTGGGGAGCGCTCGGGCGGGCTGCCACGAGTTTTGCTCGGAGGCCCGGGCCCGAAGGCTCGCGCCACCCAGGGATTCCTACCTGGCTTGGGATAATTGGGGGGAGTGCCGGCGTGAGGCTTCGTGTCTCGGGTCTGGTCTTCTGGAGGCGGGATCTCGCCCGTTTGGACTCGCTGCAGggggatgatgaggatggcaGGTAGCGCGGACATTGTTGGGTCCAGTGGCGATGGCTCACGCAGTAGTCTGGCTGGCTTGGAGAAGAGCATGCAGAGAGCATGCAGAGAGCATGGCCAGGTCATTACAGCCTGCATCAAGCCGGGTCCCAAGTCGCGTGGTTTGGGAACCGGTTCTGCGTCTGCGGTCCGGCGAGTGGAGCCCCTTGCTGGTCTTGTGCAGCGAGACCATGCAAAAGCAAATTAGTAGTTTGTGCGCCTTGAGCGTCCTGCCTGGCGTTGGCATGCAAGGCACGGGCGGCCATCAAATCTCGCCGTCCTGAGAGACTAAGGCGAGACCAAGAGAGGCGCTCTCAAGGGATACGAAGTCGGTACTTGTGCACCACGGCATGAGCCACCTAACCTCGCGATAtctcgggctgctgctgctgctgctgctgctacacGTCGGTCGTTACGAAGTAACGTGTGTATGTAGGTAACTAATCGGTTGTAAGAAAGGCGGTCCAgtgcgagggcggcgagcaagcCACCCGGCACGTTGATTTCGGGGACGTGTCGTGCGTGGCCGTCCACCACCCAagatcgtcgtcgaggcgtggatgagtgggtgggtgtggtgtgtcgacgtcgacgtcgaacTGATGTGCATGCACAGttgcacacgcacacacacacacgcacacacacacacacaacacgcGTGGCACACATGACGCTGCACGACCAAGGACGCAGCAAGAGGTGATACGTGTGAGCAGTTGGGTTACACCTTCcgcgcctgccctgcctgggcaGCCTGTCCGTCACGGCGGTGTTACAAtacctgcagcagcagcaacagaTAGATTCCCATACCTAGTagtaggcggcggcgttcgtCGCAGGCACGGGAAACTTACCAACTACAGCGACAGCCCGGCAATCTGCGTTCCCCGCCCACACTGCATCCCGGTACCTCATTTACACGTCAaactcgtcgccgtcgtccaaTTTGTATCGCCTGACAccggcgccatggagccCGTCCGGCGTGGCTGCActgccggcgccagcgtGTTCCCCCGAGGGGTCGGTCTCATGTCTTCATTTCCATTTCCATTTCCATTTCCAgacgctcgcccgcccgccgccctgacctctcctctctctccgcGTGCCTGCGTGGACAATTGACAGTGGACGCAGAGCGGTCCCAGACGCCCGGACCCGGACGTCGGCCGGGGGCGCAGTGCTCATGGAATCCACTGGCGGTGCCTCCCAGGTACCCTTGCTTGGGCAGATCTCCGGGCGGTGACAGCCCTAGCCTCCTAAGGTACTCCGTAATGCTGCTGCAGATGAGGGAGCGCAGTGGAGCGCAGTGGAGCGCGCTCCGTTACAGCCAACCTCACTGCAAACCCGCGTCTGGCAAGTCGACCGAGCGAGTGCGCTCCAccccctgcgccgcgcctgcccaTAACCGTCCGCCAGACTGGACCTACCTATCCATGCCACTATTTTCAGCAGAGCCCCGGCTGTCgcagggagggagaggacaCCAACCTAAGATGAGATGGGAAAGCGGaaggccagcagcggccctgCTGGAACCCGCCCGGGTGCCTTTCTCCCCCTTGTGATGACGAGAGCCCCACGACAGGCAgaccaaaccaaaccaaaccaaaccagAGCTCGCTGACAGCCGAGGCTTGTGATTGCCGGCAGTTGCGCCTAAAGAGGGGGACCGCTAAGTTGGACGGAGTCTCGTTCAGCCAAGAGCCAACAACAAAGGCATCTCTGTCTCTGGCGGGAACGAGAGCTGCTATGCTAAGCGCGCGTTCGTTCATCGTCCTTTCAACTGAGCTTCGCCTACCCAAAAAGCCCCTCCTACCCCCGCAGCATCGAGGCCGTTCCGTCGAATGTTCGGCTGCCCGCAAGAGCGGATCAgggtagcagcagcagcagcagcagccgccgccgctcgcctcgaccagcttggAGGAACCTTCCCTAGCTAAGGAATCAACGAGCAAGCTCGCCTGTCCTGGAGCACGCGACACGTCACGACACAACACGCTacgccacgccgccctcgccgacttcACCAACGACCAAGGCAAGCGtcctgcctacctacctacctgccaCCAGAGGAGGACTCCCCCCACCGGTGGCTTCTGCCCGGTCTCTGACGTCGTACCTTGACGACTTGCCCTCATCGCTCGCTGGGCAGGGGTTTTCGTTCGCGTCACTgacagccccccccccctctcttgTCTCCCTCCCCGCAAGCAGCCAACCGCATCTCTTCGCCTTGGTGATCTGATCTGGTGACACTGCCAAGTACCACGAAAGTGAAGTAGCTGGTGCTTCCACTTCTCTCGTCTGCAAGGTTGCACGATTCCCCATTTACCGGCTGTGACGCCCTCGCACCGCCGCTAGTCCCTGGAGATCAGCCCGGTTTGTGCCGAGGCGCCGGGCTGTCGTCTTGTGTGTTGTGCGTACAGTTgctgcatccatccatccatggtcaagtcgtcgtcgtcgacgacaacgaccatCCCCGCCAGCCTCGTTGTTTGCGCGCAGCCGCT
The genomic region above belongs to Purpureocillium takamizusanense chromosome 5, complete sequence and contains:
- a CDS encoding uncharacterized protein (EggNog:ENOG503P3F1~COG:K); translation: MLAVQQAPRMGSSQPESDPLLPFGYAVDPTQEALFDAPDPAPGAPLLSETDTKFLSSFFEDLTANQYNMPSFGEGLNFSDAWFEMPPQFMGTATSFGPQSGPLDSSGDQSYTSNGTSHSNSNAQLDLQRMMSGSGLMPPPPPPPSQPPAFQQQHSDDVLSAAATLLQNGSNPRGSVSSKGGDSPQSRRPVGYPVGHLRHQPLEEFKEENRKSSLVTEHDHTFTEWMWGPKERTPVPKVNLGDIQWGSDSNFGTPQGYVPEQQKESVESQQQTQLKCLECLEVNKSAANTRPSSPGNARSPLDTRDSSDYIKREDDPNAPPRKRRKSKNVKEAADEDDEDDNSSKSGKKRKPRSERNGTSPLSDATASSRRRKSTANGAKPPRENLSEEQKRENHIKSEQKRRTLIKEGFDDLGDLVPGLKGGGFSKSTTLAMAAEWLEDLLRGNKDLAAQVASLGGS
- a CDS encoding uncharacterized protein (TransMembrane:1 (o91-114i)~EggNog:ENOG503PRZI); the protein is MHDDERYPTAIVTDNYASSGLEVAHQEHVDRQGHDKLLPEEEEKAVQRGDDADKQAYYGTSEKQAVGLPAGDDSAAPPPRTCCCGLKRRTLLIVVAVAAVVMVAAVVGGVVGGLRRARGDSSGGGGGTDKDNDDDVPQPTWTGTGPAPIATGPIQPSQRAVAVSMTMSMSTAKTTNDGETPELQLFYQDLNTTDVFLRRIRDDEARLERRVELTIRPDWGTALAAAAAAFNGSGSGTATATVWTQLFYVSSAGRTNASVVQATLECGGGDDGCATRSNSVVSANVTTHRVNARTRLAALRIGGGGDAGGGGSSSSIVRVYYQAEDGSLSVLNGDRADTKSSGSEGGGGGGGEWTTTLVRTGVHMGSAIVAHGPAKDDLSVYYINSTNQLQFLEYSDILGPNRAQPVKTAPGSSWDPSVSMAGVFVPGLSPRRLFYARPSRGTMVAYYKPVDDAGADFRSSSDPDWGTVDGGLAAAAWARQTRVYYFQGRDLVVSAQNGTRWQKPKVLS
- the RVB2 gene encoding DNA helicase (EggNog:ENOG503NVB1~COG:L) — its product is MAAPLMTVSESKDLRGLNLIAAHSHIRGLGVDATSLEPRAASQGLVGQEKARKAAAVILQMIKDGKIAGRAVLIAGPPSTGKTAIAMGMAQSLGPDVPFTSLASSEIFSLEMSKTEALTQAFRKSIGVRIKEESEIMEGEVVEIQIDRSVTGSAKQGKLTIKTTDMEAVYDMGSKMIDAMTKERVMAGDIISIDKSSGKITKLGRSYARSRDYDAMGVDTKFLQCPDGELQKRKEVVHTVTLHEIDVINSRTQGFLALFSGDTGEIRSEIRDQINTKVGEWKEEGKAEIVPGVLFIDEVHMLDIESFSYINRALEDELAPVVIMASNRGNSRIRGTDYRSPHGMPLDFLDRVVIINTHPYSGDQIKQILTIRAQEEEVDVSPDALALLTKIGQEAGLRYSSNLISTSQLVSAKRKAKQVSVEDVQRSFQLFYDSARSVKFVSESEKRLIGNDGAVDLSATNGTGEEKMDLS